A single region of the Streptomyces sp. NBC_01381 genome encodes:
- the sucD gene encoding succinate--CoA ligase subunit alpha: MAIYLTKESKVLVQGMTGAEGMKHTRRMLAAGTDVVGGVNPRKAGRTVDFDDRAVPVFGSVRDGIDATGADVTVVFVPPAFSKAAVTEAADAGIGLAVVITEGIPVHDAVAFHAYAKGRGTRVIGPNCPGLITPGQANAGIIPADITKPGRVGLVSKSGTLTYQLMYELRDIGFSTCVGIGGDPVVGTTHIDCLAAFEDDPDTELIVLIGEIGGDAEERAAAYIQRAVTKPVVAYIAGFTAPEGKTMGHAGAIVSGSSGTAKAKQEALEAAGVRVGATPTETARLVLDRLGA; encoded by the coding sequence ATGGCGATCTACCTCACCAAGGAGAGCAAGGTCCTCGTCCAGGGCATGACCGGCGCCGAGGGCATGAAGCACACCCGGCGCATGCTCGCCGCGGGCACGGACGTCGTGGGCGGAGTCAACCCCCGCAAGGCGGGCCGCACCGTCGACTTCGACGACCGCGCCGTCCCCGTCTTCGGCTCCGTCCGCGACGGCATCGATGCCACCGGCGCCGACGTCACCGTCGTCTTCGTGCCGCCCGCCTTCTCCAAGGCCGCGGTCACCGAGGCCGCCGACGCCGGCATCGGACTCGCCGTCGTCATCACCGAAGGCATCCCCGTGCACGACGCCGTCGCCTTCCACGCGTACGCGAAGGGGCGCGGCACCCGCGTCATCGGCCCCAACTGCCCCGGCCTCATCACCCCGGGGCAGGCCAACGCCGGGATCATCCCCGCCGACATCACCAAACCCGGACGCGTCGGCCTGGTGTCGAAATCCGGCACCCTCACCTACCAACTCATGTACGAGCTGCGCGACATCGGCTTCTCGACCTGCGTGGGCATCGGCGGCGACCCCGTCGTCGGCACCACGCACATCGACTGCCTCGCCGCCTTCGAGGACGACCCCGACACCGAACTGATCGTCCTCATCGGCGAGATCGGCGGCGACGCCGAGGAACGCGCGGCCGCCTACATCCAGCGCGCCGTCACCAAACCCGTCGTCGCCTACATCGCCGGCTTCACCGCACCCGAGGGCAAGACCATGGGGCACGCGGGAGCGATCGTCTCGGGCTCGTCGGGCACCGCGAAGGCGAAGCAGGAGGCGCTAGAAGCCGCCGGTGTGCGGGTCGGCGCCACACCGACGGAGACCGCCCGCCTCGTTCTCGACCGACTCGGGGCGTGA
- a CDS encoding aldehyde dehydrogenase family protein: MAPTLTTPLVLKAGTSWADAWQRCLAVAPEAFRDDHVLNLWNGSWQADGRALPATSPVDGSPIAGPPRLDAATAHQAVRASLDQHRAWRHIPLEERRARVAATLDALTQHRELLALLLVWEIGKPWRLAQADVDRAIDGVRWYVDGIEPMIEGRTPLDGPVSNIASWNYPMSVLVHAVLVQALAGNAAIAKTPTDGGVACLTLACALAAREGIPVTLVSGSGGELSEALVRAPEIGCVSFVGGRDTGAAVATAVADLGKRHILEQEGLNTWGIWNYSDWDALSAVVPKLFDYGKQRCTAYPRFVVQRGLFDQFLAAYLPAVRTVRVGHPLAVEQAEDPFPQLDFGPLINAAKAKELSDQVAEAIDRGAVPLYRGAPAADRFLPGQDTDAYLHPVTLLNPPPSSPLHHAEPFGPVDTIVLVDTEAELLAAMNASNGALVATLSTDEPETYERLAPQIRAFKTGRGKPRSRGDREELFGGFGASWRGAFVGGELLVRAVTHGPAMERPPGNFPSYHLMA, from the coding sequence ATGGCACCCACCCTCACCACCCCACTCGTCCTCAAGGCCGGTACGTCCTGGGCCGACGCCTGGCAGCGCTGCCTCGCCGTCGCACCCGAGGCCTTCCGCGACGACCACGTCCTGAACCTGTGGAACGGCAGCTGGCAGGCGGACGGCCGCGCCCTGCCCGCCACGAGCCCCGTCGACGGCAGCCCCATCGCGGGCCCGCCACGCCTCGACGCCGCCACCGCCCACCAGGCCGTACGCGCCTCGCTCGACCAGCACCGGGCCTGGCGCCACATCCCGTTGGAGGAGCGCCGCGCCCGCGTCGCCGCCACCCTCGACGCCCTCACCCAGCACCGCGAACTGCTCGCCCTCCTCCTCGTCTGGGAGATCGGCAAACCCTGGCGCCTCGCGCAGGCCGATGTGGACCGGGCCATCGACGGCGTGCGTTGGTACGTCGACGGCATCGAGCCGATGATCGAGGGCCGGACGCCGCTGGACGGTCCGGTTTCCAACATCGCGAGCTGGAACTACCCGATGAGCGTGCTCGTTCATGCAGTGTTGGTACAGGCACTCGCGGGCAACGCGGCCATCGCCAAGACCCCGACCGATGGCGGCGTCGCCTGTCTCACCCTGGCCTGCGCGCTCGCCGCACGCGAAGGGATTCCCGTCACCCTCGTGAGCGGCAGCGGGGGAGAGCTGTCCGAAGCGCTGGTGCGCGCACCGGAGATCGGCTGTGTCTCCTTCGTCGGCGGGCGGGACACCGGCGCGGCGGTCGCCACGGCCGTCGCCGACCTCGGCAAGCGGCACATCCTCGAGCAGGAAGGACTCAACACCTGGGGCATCTGGAACTACAGCGACTGGGACGCGCTCAGCGCCGTCGTCCCCAAGCTCTTCGACTACGGCAAGCAGCGCTGCACGGCGTATCCGCGCTTCGTCGTCCAACGAGGCCTCTTCGACCAGTTCCTCGCCGCCTACCTCCCGGCCGTGCGCACCGTCCGCGTCGGCCACCCGCTGGCGGTCGAGCAGGCCGAAGACCCTTTCCCGCAGCTGGACTTCGGGCCGCTCATCAACGCCGCCAAGGCCAAGGAACTCTCCGACCAGGTGGCGGAGGCCATCGACCGGGGTGCCGTGCCGCTGTACCGCGGCGCGCCGGCGGCGGACCGCTTCCTGCCGGGGCAGGACACGGACGCGTACCTGCACCCCGTCACGCTCCTCAACCCGCCGCCGTCCTCGCCGCTGCACCACGCGGAGCCGTTCGGCCCGGTCGACACCATCGTCCTGGTCGACACGGAAGCGGAGCTGCTCGCTGCCATGAACGCGTCGAACGGAGCGTTGGTCGCCACCCTGTCGACCGACGAGCCGGAGACCTACGAACGGCTCGCGCCGCAGATCCGGGCGTTCAAGACGGGCCGTGGGAAGCCTCGTTCGCGCGGTGACCGGGAGGAGCTGTTCGGCGGGTTCGGCGCGTCGTGGCGCGGCGCGTTCGTCGGAGGTGAGCTTCTGGTGCGGGCCGTCACCCATGGTCCGGCGATGGAGCGACCGCCGGGGAACTTCCCCAGCTATCACCTCATGGCCTGA
- a CDS encoding DUF2254 domain-containing protein, protein MSDGMITGALGDVKVRRPRLLSPLREHLRDTMWFAPTAGLVGAMVLWWVAAELDAHIVTVAKEAGDYETVESLMSIAEDAKAVISTIGSAMMTFIGVVFSISLVAVQMASGQFSPRVVRLYVRSRITKITLTVFLATFLFSLMTLTSFDSETDPRKLTTVPLIESVLAMVMVLLSLLLFIAYVNGTLRMMRISFVIDRIARESFRVAVKHPTEGAVDNERLGPETARITHRGRAGVLRDVNIARVVRAARRQGVVLRLVPRIGDFMVPGTPVFTVHGGAAPSPRALRYTVSVGVERTFHQDLGFGLRQLADIALRALSPAVNDPTTAVQALDRIIQFLASVARYPLGALRHRDRRGAVRLVQPVPDWTALVDLGFAEIRGCAIGNPQVTRRMLAGLDDLLRLAPEERREPLLRHRELLAQAVDRTVPESADRAFALLPDRQGIG, encoded by the coding sequence ATGAGTGACGGGATGATTACTGGTGCGCTGGGTGACGTGAAGGTTCGGCGGCCCCGGCTGCTGTCCCCGTTGCGCGAGCATCTGCGGGACACCATGTGGTTCGCGCCGACCGCCGGGCTGGTGGGCGCCATGGTGCTGTGGTGGGTCGCGGCCGAGCTGGACGCCCACATCGTGACGGTGGCGAAGGAGGCCGGGGACTACGAAACCGTCGAGTCCCTGATGTCGATCGCCGAGGACGCGAAGGCGGTGATCAGCACCATCGGCTCGGCGATGATGACGTTCATCGGTGTCGTCTTCAGCATCTCGCTGGTGGCCGTGCAGATGGCGAGCGGGCAGTTCAGCCCGCGCGTGGTGCGGCTGTACGTCAGGTCGCGGATCACCAAGATCACGCTGACCGTCTTCCTTGCGACGTTCCTGTTCTCCCTGATGACGCTGACGTCGTTCGACAGCGAGACCGATCCACGGAAGCTGACGACCGTCCCGCTGATCGAGTCCGTCCTGGCGATGGTGATGGTGCTGCTGAGCCTTCTGCTGTTCATCGCCTACGTGAACGGGACGCTCCGCATGATGCGGATCAGCTTCGTGATCGACCGGATCGCCCGGGAGTCGTTCCGGGTGGCGGTGAAGCATCCGACCGAGGGCGCGGTGGACAACGAACGTCTCGGCCCGGAGACCGCCCGGATCACCCACCGCGGGCGGGCCGGGGTGCTGCGGGACGTGAACATCGCCCGGGTCGTGCGGGCGGCGCGACGGCAGGGCGTCGTGCTGCGGCTCGTCCCGCGCATCGGCGACTTCATGGTGCCGGGGACGCCGGTGTTCACGGTCCACGGCGGGGCGGCGCCCTCCCCGCGTGCGTTGCGGTACACCGTCTCGGTGGGCGTGGAGCGCACCTTCCACCAGGACCTCGGCTTCGGGCTTCGCCAGCTCGCCGACATCGCGCTGCGGGCACTGTCGCCCGCGGTGAACGATCCGACCACCGCCGTGCAGGCCCTGGACCGCATCATCCAGTTCCTCGCGTCGGTGGCCCGGTACCCGCTGGGCGCCCTGCGCCACCGTGACCGGCGCGGGGCGGTGCGTCTGGTGCAGCCGGTGCCGGACTGGACGGCTCTGGTGGACCTCGGGTTCGCCGAGATCCGTGGCTGCGCGATCGGCAATCCGCAGGTCACGCGGCGCATGCTGGCCGGCCTCGACGATCTGCTGCGCCTTGCGCCCGAGGAGCGCCGCGAGCCCCTCCTTCGCCACCGCGAGCTGCTCGCGCAGGCCGTGGACCGCACGGTCCCGGAGTCGGCGGACCGCGCGTTCGCCCTGCTCCCCGACCGGCAGGGAATCGGCTAG
- a CDS encoding phytanoyl-CoA dioxygenase family protein: protein MIETDDGHLAELTAEYEENGWCHSPFRFTGPAVSVLRDSLDTICRRGGPEVVHEPDSTAVRAVHGCHEFDEAYAVLVRHPYLLALAEALTGTPVYVYQFKVNLKQAREGQAWPWHQDFAFWNAEDGLPTPAAVTLAVPLDDVHEGNGPLMLIPGSHRVGYLGPGKITRGDSGDWRKNFAADPEHIMDDARAQELIGTFGSTRATGRAGTIQAFHPNIVHSSSDNTSPDRRALLMVSYNSIDNAPPHPTRPEFLVGRNTDQLKPRWDDRFPLERV, encoded by the coding sequence GTGATCGAAACTGACGACGGGCATCTGGCGGAGCTGACCGCGGAGTACGAGGAGAACGGCTGGTGCCACTCTCCGTTCCGGTTCACCGGCCCTGCGGTGAGCGTGCTCCGCGACAGCCTGGACACCATCTGCCGCCGAGGCGGTCCTGAGGTGGTCCACGAGCCGGACAGCACGGCAGTCCGCGCGGTGCACGGCTGCCACGAGTTCGACGAGGCGTACGCGGTGCTCGTGCGCCACCCCTATCTCCTGGCCCTGGCCGAAGCGCTGACCGGGACGCCGGTGTACGTCTACCAGTTCAAGGTGAATCTGAAGCAGGCCCGGGAGGGCCAGGCCTGGCCGTGGCACCAGGACTTCGCCTTCTGGAACGCGGAGGACGGCCTGCCGACGCCCGCGGCGGTCACGCTCGCCGTACCGCTGGACGATGTGCACGAGGGCAACGGTCCGCTGATGCTCATCCCCGGCTCTCACCGCGTGGGATATCTCGGCCCCGGCAAGATCACGCGGGGCGACAGCGGGGACTGGCGCAAGAACTTCGCGGCGGATCCCGAGCACATCATGGACGACGCCCGCGCCCAGGAACTGATCGGGACCTTCGGCAGCACACGGGCGACCGGCCGGGCGGGCACGATCCAGGCCTTCCACCCGAACATCGTGCACTCCTCGTCGGACAACACCTCGCCGGACCGGCGGGCGCTCCTGATGGTGTCGTACAACTCCATCGACAACGCCCCGCCCCATCCGACCCGCCCAGAATTCCTGGTGGGCCGGAACACGGACCAGCTGAAGCCTCGGTGGGACGACCGCTTCCCGCTCGAACGCGTCTGA
- a CDS encoding non-ribosomal peptide synthetase — MPDGHASKPDEARATVPGGGGVLRYFDDTRRTSPDLPAVEYRGRQLSYEQLGRTADTLAAHLRTLSVAGTVVGIRTDRSFRLPIAILAVLRAGAAYMPLDHAYPQPRLDFMMRDSGMRVLLTHRTPTGLPPAPPGTRVVLLDEDIPGGADGQRPRTTSTADDLAYVIYTSGSTGTPKGVAMPHGPLRNLISWQRETFTSGVGSRTLQFAAASFDVHFEEMFSTWGTGGCLVLIDEEIRRDSHRLLRFLDEQRVHRVFMPFVALQALAHTAQDVGRHPRSLQEVVCGGEQLYITPAVRRFFGALPGVALHNQYGPSETHNVTALRLSGDPASWPERAPIGRSIDAARVRVLDGDGDPVPAGVTGEIVIGGPVLARGYLNRPGLTAERFTPDPLGPPGSRVYRTGDAGRVDDQGRIHFLGRDDGQVKIRGYRVELGEIESAVRALPEAADAAVVVNESRTAGKRLVAYVVGQSPLPDDLRDRLAETLPEYMLPVAFVPVDRLPLTPSGKLDRQALAARELTVTGSGVGLVEDEVQHDLTLLWEQVLDAKDIALNDNFFQLGGTSLLAAVLITRINERFGAYADLETFISRPTISAMAEWIEERCDVSRQPVRLDS, encoded by the coding sequence ATGCCTGACGGCCACGCTTCGAAGCCTGACGAAGCCCGCGCCACGGTCCCCGGCGGCGGGGGTGTGCTGCGGTACTTCGACGACACACGGCGTACGTCACCCGACCTGCCCGCGGTGGAATACCGGGGACGCCAACTGTCGTACGAGCAACTCGGGCGCACCGCGGACACGTTGGCCGCCCACCTGCGGACCCTCTCCGTCGCCGGCACGGTCGTCGGCATCCGCACCGACCGTTCGTTCCGGCTCCCGATCGCCATCCTGGCCGTGCTGCGGGCCGGCGCCGCGTACATGCCGCTGGATCACGCCTACCCTCAGCCGCGGCTCGACTTCATGATGCGGGACAGCGGGATGCGCGTACTGCTCACGCACCGCACGCCCACCGGCCTGCCACCCGCGCCGCCCGGGACGCGGGTCGTGCTGCTCGACGAGGACATACCCGGCGGTGCCGACGGGCAGCGGCCCCGCACCACCTCCACCGCCGACGATCTCGCGTACGTCATCTACACATCGGGATCCACGGGCACGCCCAAGGGCGTCGCCATGCCGCACGGCCCGCTGCGCAACCTGATCTCCTGGCAGCGCGAGACCTTCACGTCCGGGGTCGGGTCCCGGACCCTCCAGTTCGCGGCGGCGAGCTTCGACGTCCACTTCGAGGAGATGTTCAGCACCTGGGGCACCGGCGGCTGCCTCGTGCTGATCGACGAGGAGATACGCCGGGACTCCCACCGGCTCCTGCGCTTCCTGGACGAGCAGCGGGTGCACCGCGTGTTCATGCCGTTCGTGGCCTTGCAGGCCCTCGCCCACACGGCACAGGACGTGGGCCGCCATCCGCGCTCGCTCCAAGAGGTCGTCTGCGGGGGCGAGCAGCTCTACATCACTCCCGCGGTGCGGCGGTTCTTCGGTGCCCTGCCGGGCGTCGCGCTGCACAACCAGTACGGGCCGTCGGAGACGCACAACGTGACGGCCCTGCGGCTGTCCGGCGATCCCGCGTCCTGGCCGGAGCGCGCCCCCATCGGCCGGTCCATCGACGCCGCGCGCGTGCGGGTGCTGGACGGGGACGGCGACCCGGTCCCGGCCGGAGTCACCGGTGAGATCGTCATCGGCGGCCCGGTGCTCGCCCGTGGCTACCTCAACCGGCCAGGACTGACCGCGGAGCGTTTCACCCCCGATCCGCTGGGACCGCCGGGATCGCGGGTGTACCGGACCGGGGACGCGGGCCGGGTCGACGATCAGGGGCGGATCCACTTCCTCGGCCGCGACGACGGGCAGGTGAAGATCCGCGGGTACCGCGTGGAGCTCGGCGAGATCGAGTCGGCGGTCAGGGCCCTGCCGGAGGCGGCCGACGCCGCGGTCGTGGTGAACGAGAGCCGCACGGCGGGCAAGCGCCTCGTCGCCTATGTGGTGGGGCAGTCACCGCTGCCGGACGACCTCCGGGACCGGCTCGCCGAGACACTGCCCGAGTACATGCTGCCGGTGGCGTTCGTCCCGGTGGACCGCCTGCCTCTCACACCCAGCGGCAAGCTCGACCGCCAGGCCCTGGCCGCCCGCGAGTTGACGGTCACGGGCAGCGGCGTCGGCCTGGTGGAGGACGAGGTGCAGCATGACCTCACCCTGCTGTGGGAGCAGGTGCTCGACGCGAAGGACATCGCCCTCAACGACAACTTCTTCCAGCTGGGCGGCACTTCACTGCTGGCCGCGGTGCTGATAACCCGGATCAACGAACGCTTCGGCGCGTACGCGGACCTGGAGACGTTCATCTCCCGGCCGACGATCTCCGCGATGGCCGAGTGGATCGAGGAACGGTGCGACGTGTCCCGACAACCGGTGAGGCTGGATTCGTGA
- a CDS encoding amino acid adenylation domain-containing protein, whose amino-acid sequence MTGVEGFRLSFQQQRIWQAYESSSPGWAQALLHIDGAVDPDRLADALRAVTDRHGALRARYRRVPGARTALADIGGEGGSNVEWAVADAYIPGDLDSAVRSERLRPAGIDGAAPLRARLLRLSDQRHALLITTSGLSADSLTLRRLVAELALAYDGRSPDAAPLQYIQYAQWQFEQDAAGPVAGGEAHGAPVDLPLRQAGALTGPAVIRLDRTVPLPLARAVRECAKQHGVTTEVVLLTCLMTLLRRITDRSAVTITTALPGRPYDELSDCAGHFAHWSPIRTGPDAAATFSGLLAQIQDEQSNAERAAERIPASYATDPTDRAAAAYEAKEEVKEAAPAERADGVTFTLAWDDIEAEPAAMKLESVMGDDSLRLVWRYRDGAFPADYVRSLADQYLTLLEGAVADPSAPLDTISLLDEHSRHLVRAAADHGRDTRRTPQCLHRIIERQARQTPDSVAVMDPAARLTYRQLDEQAGQVALALRQYGVGPDQPVALAIGHTRHLLVAILGVLKAGGAYLPLDPDLPPARATDILERSGCSLILTGPDTARDRFGTIPCLNVDQLPETEGRVHPQAEVTPENLAYILFTSGSTGVPKGVMLPHRALSNYVLWAARTYGHEEGTGAMVHSSVAFDLTVTSLFVPLVSGRTVHLDPAWRNVFGLTGELGRRAGLDLLKLTPSHLNVINHELAPGDTSKVTHSLVLGGENLSWEHIAPWREHAAPTRIFNEYGPTETAVGCAVHEITADDPAVGDVPIGRPVDGSDIYVLDDRLAPVPVGALGEICVGGIGLARGYVADPAGSAERFVPHPFSDIPGQRLYRTGDIGYYAPDGTLHCLGRRDEQIKVRGVRVEPAEVERALLGHPSVREAAVVLSPDGAGGAGGADGAGGADGGRLTAFLSAAATGAVAPSELRGHLTERLPAAMVPASYVWLDRLPLTVNGKIDRDALLAADTPREPHGQTSAPPQDADALEAKVAAIFADLLSIPSVGVDDVFFDLGGHSILAVRLIARINAAFSAELPVSVLFEETEAVDGPPVDPATPRALAALLRGAEGAERSRPLITLQSRGEGTPLFCVPGGGDAIGFRNLAGGSVLLRPLYAVHDGTPQGAEADAEVDVAALAERHLAVVREARPHGPYLLMGWSIGGLVAFEMAQRLTRLGERVAMLVLVDSYLADQLPAESASRSAPSDPHTLAALRYRPTPYAGPTALLQAQEGDPGMRAAASAAWAELCPALSPPRVIAGDHYSMLDEPFVAALAAELEKTLQEADVPDA is encoded by the coding sequence ATGACGGGGGTCGAGGGGTTCCGGCTGTCGTTCCAGCAGCAGCGCATCTGGCAGGCGTACGAGTCCTCCTCCCCGGGATGGGCACAGGCGCTGCTCCACATCGACGGCGCCGTCGACCCGGACCGGCTTGCCGACGCACTGCGCGCGGTCACCGACCGCCATGGCGCGCTGCGGGCGCGGTACCGGCGGGTGCCGGGGGCGAGAACCGCGCTCGCGGACATCGGCGGGGAGGGCGGCAGCAACGTCGAATGGGCGGTCGCCGATGCGTACATCCCCGGGGACCTGGACAGCGCGGTGCGGTCAGAGCGCCTGCGCCCGGCGGGCATCGACGGTGCCGCCCCCCTGCGCGCACGGCTGCTCAGGCTCTCCGACCAGCGCCACGCGCTGCTGATCACGACCTCGGGTCTGTCCGCCGACAGCCTGACCCTGCGCCGCCTCGTGGCCGAGCTCGCCCTCGCCTACGACGGGCGGTCACCGGACGCCGCGCCTCTGCAGTACATCCAGTACGCGCAATGGCAGTTCGAGCAGGATGCCGCCGGGCCGGTGGCCGGGGGCGAGGCCCACGGTGCTCCTGTGGACCTGCCCCTACGACAGGCCGGGGCGCTCACCGGCCCCGCCGTCATACGCCTGGACCGCACCGTGCCGCTCCCGCTGGCGCGGGCCGTGCGGGAGTGCGCGAAGCAGCATGGCGTCACGACCGAAGTCGTACTGCTCACCTGCCTGATGACTCTCCTGCGCAGGATCACCGACCGCTCCGCAGTCACCATCACGACCGCCCTCCCAGGACGTCCGTACGACGAACTGAGCGACTGCGCCGGTCACTTCGCCCACTGGTCACCGATCCGCACCGGGCCGGACGCGGCCGCCACCTTCTCCGGCCTCCTGGCCCAGATCCAGGACGAGCAGTCGAACGCCGAGCGTGCCGCCGAGCGCATACCGGCGTCGTACGCCACCGACCCGACCGACCGGGCGGCCGCCGCGTACGAGGCGAAGGAGGAGGTTAAGGAGGCGGCACCAGCCGAGCGCGCCGACGGCGTCACCTTCACCTTGGCCTGGGACGACATCGAGGCCGAGCCGGCCGCGATGAAGCTGGAGAGCGTCATGGGCGACGACTCCCTGCGCCTGGTGTGGCGCTACCGCGACGGCGCGTTCCCCGCCGACTATGTGCGGAGCCTCGCCGATCAGTACCTGACCCTGCTGGAAGGGGCCGTCGCCGACCCGTCGGCCCCGCTCGACACCATCAGCCTGCTCGACGAGCACAGCCGCCACCTCGTACGGGCCGCTGCCGACCACGGCCGTGACACCCGGCGAACGCCCCAGTGCCTGCACCGGATCATCGAGCGCCAGGCCCGGCAGACACCGGACAGCGTCGCGGTGATGGACCCTGCGGCCCGGCTGACCTACCGGCAACTGGACGAGCAGGCCGGCCAAGTGGCCCTGGCGCTGCGGCAGTACGGCGTCGGCCCTGATCAACCGGTGGCGCTGGCCATCGGGCACACCCGTCACCTTCTGGTGGCGATACTGGGCGTACTCAAGGCGGGTGGCGCCTATCTGCCGCTCGATCCGGACCTCCCCCCGGCCAGGGCCACGGACATCCTTGAGCGCTCGGGGTGCTCCCTGATCCTCACCGGCCCTGACACGGCGCGGGACCGGTTCGGCACGATCCCCTGCCTGAACGTCGACCAGCTGCCGGAGACTGAAGGCCGGGTCCACCCACAGGCCGAGGTGACACCGGAGAACCTCGCCTACATCTTGTTCACCAGCGGCTCCACCGGTGTCCCCAAGGGCGTGATGCTGCCCCACCGCGCCCTCTCCAACTACGTGCTCTGGGCGGCCCGGACGTACGGGCACGAGGAGGGGACGGGGGCCATGGTGCACTCCTCCGTGGCCTTCGACCTGACGGTGACCAGCCTGTTCGTGCCCCTGGTCAGCGGGCGTACGGTGCATCTGGATCCGGCCTGGCGCAACGTCTTCGGCCTCACCGGTGAACTGGGCCGTCGGGCCGGCCTCGACCTGCTCAAACTGACGCCCTCACACCTGAACGTGATCAACCACGAGCTCGCTCCCGGTGACACCTCCAAAGTCACGCACTCACTAGTCCTGGGCGGCGAGAACCTCTCCTGGGAGCACATCGCACCGTGGCGCGAACACGCGGCGCCCACACGGATCTTCAACGAGTACGGGCCCACGGAGACCGCGGTGGGATGCGCGGTCCACGAGATCACGGCCGATGATCCCGCGGTCGGCGACGTACCCATCGGCCGCCCGGTGGACGGCAGCGACATCTACGTCCTGGACGACCGCCTGGCACCGGTGCCGGTCGGAGCGCTCGGCGAGATCTGTGTGGGCGGCATCGGCCTGGCGCGCGGCTACGTCGCCGATCCCGCCGGGTCGGCGGAACGCTTCGTACCGCATCCCTTCTCCGACATACCCGGCCAACGGCTCTACCGGACCGGCGACATCGGCTACTACGCCCCCGACGGGACGCTGCACTGCCTCGGCCGCCGCGACGAGCAGATCAAGGTGCGTGGCGTCCGCGTGGAGCCGGCCGAGGTGGAGCGGGCGCTGCTCGGACACCCGTCCGTCCGCGAGGCGGCCGTGGTGCTCTCGCCGGACGGTGCGGGCGGTGCGGGCGGTGCGGACGGTGCGGGCGGTGCGGACGGCGGCCGACTCACCGCGTTCCTCTCGGCCGCGGCCACCGGAGCGGTCGCGCCGTCGGAACTGCGCGGCCATCTCACCGAGCGCCTGCCGGCCGCCATGGTCCCCGCCTCGTACGTCTGGCTCGACCGGCTGCCCCTCACGGTGAACGGCAAGATCGACCGCGACGCCCTGCTCGCCGCCGACACCCCGCGCGAACCGCACGGGCAGACGTCCGCCCCGCCTCAGGACGCGGATGCTCTGGAAGCGAAGGTCGCGGCCATCTTCGCTGACCTCCTCTCGATCCCCTCCGTCGGTGTGGACGACGTCTTCTTCGACCTCGGCGGCCACTCGATCCTGGCGGTGCGGCTGATCGCGAGGATCAACGCCGCGTTCTCCGCCGAACTGCCGGTTTCGGTGCTGTTCGAGGAGACAGAGGCGGTCGACGGACCACCGGTCGACCCTGCGACTCCTAGGGCACTGGCCGCGTTGCTCCGCGGTGCGGAGGGGGCCGAGCGTTCGCGTCCCCTCATCACGCTGCAGAGCCGGGGCGAGGGGACGCCGCTGTTCTGCGTCCCCGGTGGCGGGGATGCCATCGGCTTCCGCAATCTCGCCGGCGGGTCCGTGCTGCTGCGTCCGCTGTACGCCGTGCACGACGGCACTCCGCAGGGGGCCGAGGCCGATGCGGAGGTCGATGTCGCGGCTCTGGCCGAGCGCCACCTCGCGGTGGTCCGAGAAGCCAGGCCGCACGGCCCCTACCTTCTGATGGGCTGGTCGATCGGCGGCCTCGTCGCCTTCGAGATGGCCCAGCGACTCACCCGGCTCGGGGAGCGGGTCGCGATGCTGGTCCTCGTCGACAGCTACCTGGCCGACCAGCTCCCGGCCGAATCCGCATCCCGATCCGCGCCGAGCGACCCGCACACTCTCGCGGCGCTGCGGTACCGGCCGACACCGTACGCCGGTCCGACGGCTCTGTTGCAGGCGCAGGAGGGCGACCCCGGAATGCGGGCGGCGGCAAGCGCGGCCTGGGCGGAACTGTGCCCGGCGCTCTCCCCGCCGCGCGTGATCGCCGGTGACCACTACTCCATGCTGGACGAGCCGTTCGTGGCCGCACTGGCAGCGGAACTGGAGAAGACACTTCAGGAGGCGGACGTTCCCGATGCCTGA